The Deinobacterium chartae DNA segment CACGTTGTCCAGCACCTTCTGACCGTCGAGGTACACGTCTACGTTCGGGGCGTCGGGCGAGAGGTGAGCGACGCGAAGCTGCTGCGCATAGGCGGAACCGAGCAGGGCAAGAGCAGAGATAAAGAGCAGTTTCTTCATGAGTAACCTCCGGACATACGGCCCAAGGAACAGGGTCCGAGCGCATCATAAGCGGCATGTCAGGACCGCACAATACCCGCACGCCAAACGGCCTAATGACAAAACGCGGAGGTGGGGGCCCCAAGCGCTCCCCACCTCCGCACCGCAGCGCAGGTTTTGCGGCTCAGTGCGACAGCGCGCACCCGGCCAAACGGGCCTCGAAACGCTCCTCGAGGTCACGTGCGCCCAGCAGGACCGCCAGTTCACGGAACAGGCGACGGTAGTGCTCCGGGCGGGCCGCCTCGCCCATCAGGCCCAGACGCCAGATCTTTCCGGCGGTAGCCCCCAGCCCCCCGGTGATCGAGATGCCGCGCTCGCGGAGCGCCGCGCGCAGCGGTGCATCCTCGAGGCCCGCCGGAAGCCGCAGCGCCAGCACGGTCGGCAGGCGGTCACGCGGGTTTTCCACAAAGTGCGAGAAGCCCAGCGGCAGCAGGGCCTCGGCCACCGCGGCGTTCAGGGTGATCGTGCGGCGCGCGCGGGCCTCGAGGCCCTCGTCGAGTGCCGCCTGCAACGCCGCGTCCAGGGCGTAGTGCAGCTGGACCGGCACGGTGTGGTGGTACTGCCGACGGTCCCAGTAGGCCTGCATGCCCTCGAAGTCGCAGTACCACAGGCTGACCGGGGTCTTGCGGGCGCGCACCGCCTCGAGGGCGCGGGCACTCACCGCGATCGGCGCAACACCCGGAGGGGCCGACAGGCACTTCTGCGAGCCGGTATAGGCGTAATCCACGCCCCACTCGTCCATGCAGAACTCCATCATGCCCGCCGTGGTCACCGCGTCTACCGTGACCAGCGTGCGCCCGAACGCCGCGCGGGCAATCTCGGGTGCCGGGTTGATGACCCCGGTGGAGGTCTCGCCGTGCACCACCGCAACCAGCTTCGGCTCGCTCGCCAGCGCCGCGCGCACCTCCTCGAGGTCCACGGCCCGGCCAGGTTCGGCGTAAATGCGGGTGACCCGCGCGCCGTA contains these protein-coding regions:
- a CDS encoding aminotransferase class V-fold PLP-dependent enzyme, producing MTEPLLLTPGPTPIQPDAQAALHKPMLGHMDPQVFELNARIQRNLRRMYGAAEGAFTALAAGTGSLGMEAGFANLLEPGDEIVVCTNGEFGERMAEMSERYGARVTRIYAEPGRAVDLEEVRAALASEPKLVAVVHGETSTGVINPAPEIARAAFGRTLVTVDAVTTAGMMEFCMDEWGVDYAYTGSQKCLSAPPGVAPIAVSARALEAVRARKTPVSLWYCDFEGMQAYWDRRQYHHTVPVQLHYALDAALQAALDEGLEARARRTITLNAAVAEALLPLGFSHFVENPRDRLPTVLALRLPAGLEDAPLRAALRERGISITGGLGATAGKIWRLGLMGEAARPEHYRRLFRELAVLLGARDLEERFEARLAGCALSH